The Chroicocephalus ridibundus chromosome 3, bChrRid1.1, whole genome shotgun sequence genome has a segment encoding these proteins:
- the LBH gene encoding protein LBH, whose product MSVLCPLPCPDYLRSAEMTEVMMNTPAMDEIGLSPRKDGLSYQIFPDPSDFDRYCKLKDRLPSIVVEPTEGDVESGELRWPPEEFLVQEEEEEEEENCEDAKKDNKEQ is encoded by the exons ATGTctgtgctgtgtcccctgccctg CCCTGATTATCTGAGATCAGCTGAAATGACTGAAGTGATGATGAACACCCCAGCTATGGATGAGATTGGGCTAAGCCCCCGCAAGGATGGCCTGTCGTATCAG ATCTTCCCTGATCCCTCAGACTTTGACCGTTACTGTAAGCTGAAGGACCGCCTGCCCTCAATCGTGGTGGAGCCAACGGAGGGCGACGTGGAGAGCGGTGAGCTGAGATGGCCACCCGAAGAGTTccttgtgcaggaggaggaggaagaggaggaagaaaactgtgAAGATGCAAAGAAGGACAACAAGGAGCAATAA